From a region of the Pontixanthobacter gangjinensis genome:
- a CDS encoding LytR/AlgR family response regulator transcription factor translates to MSENGNENALRTLIVDDEPLAVERMQVICAKLKDLNVVGTASDGSAALRLIEALTPDLVLLDMTMPEIDGLSVARKLAEIYGNDEANSGANSGANASAKAKERPAVIFVTAHDHFAVEAFDLDAVDYVLKPVATDRLERAIERALARRGEREAKGGDWLSELWVPHRSELIRIEVSQVSRIDAERDYVRLHVGVPGEAERTYLLLQTIAGLEKRLDPTEFIRIHRSTILRRDKIRGLRHDGLGVWSVELGGGEAVRIGRTYLSKVKAMAGR, encoded by the coding sequence ATGTCTGAAAACGGAAATGAAAACGCCCTGCGCACCCTGATCGTCGATGATGAGCCGCTTGCCGTAGAGCGGATGCAGGTGATTTGCGCCAAGCTGAAAGATTTGAATGTGGTTGGTACCGCCAGTGACGGTTCGGCGGCCCTTAGGTTGATTGAGGCGCTGACACCGGATCTGGTCCTGCTCGATATGACAATGCCAGAGATTGATGGCCTGTCAGTCGCGCGCAAACTTGCCGAAATATACGGCAATGACGAGGCAAATTCAGGCGCCAATTCAGGCGCCAATGCAAGTGCCAAAGCAAAAGAGCGTCCGGCGGTAATCTTCGTAACCGCGCACGACCACTTTGCCGTTGAAGCATTTGACCTCGATGCGGTAGATTATGTCCTCAAGCCAGTGGCAACCGACCGGCTTGAACGGGCCATAGAACGCGCCCTTGCCCGTCGCGGAGAGAGAGAGGCCAAGGGTGGCGATTGGTTAAGCGAATTGTGGGTTCCGCATCGCAGCGAGCTGATTAGGATCGAAGTTAGCCAAGTCAGCAGGATCGATGCCGAGCGCGATTATGTCCGGCTCCACGTGGGCGTACCCGGCGAGGCTGAGCGTACCTATCTGTTGCTGCAGACCATTGCAGGTCTCGAAAAACGTCTCGACCCCACAGAATTTATCCGGATCCACCGATCGACCATTCTGCGCCGTGATAAGATTCGCGGCCTCAGGCACGATGGATTAGGTGTCTGGTCAGTAGAACTGGGAGGCGGCGAAGCAGTTAGAATCGGCCGCACCTATTTGTCCAAAGTGAAAGCAATGGCTGGACGTTAG
- a CDS encoding IS5 family transposase (programmed frameshift) — protein sequence MSRGDLSEADWRVLKGLLPIDAANRGRGRRPEENHSIINGILWRLRCGTPWRDVPPKYGNWNTIYRRFRRCSEAGVWEAVSVTLAEIMADSGHYSIDSTTVRAHVSAAGGKKGTRRRALGRSRGGFTSKLHCLADRRGRPLAFHLTVGEAADCKAYDTLITLPGSAAGVLADKGYDADAIRADLANRNIEAVIPGRSNRRVKIEYDRTLYKERNQIERFFGRLKINRAIATRYDQLAESFLSMVHIASARYWLKFVHAA from the exons TTGAGCCGGGGTGATCTGAGCGAAGCGGACTGGCGTGTTTTGAAGGGTTTGTTGCCGATCGATGCGGCAAACCGAGGGCGTGGACGACGGCCAGAAGAGAACCATTCGATTATCAACGGCATACTCTGGCGGCTTCGCTGCGGCACGCCCTGGCGCGATGTTCCGCCCAAGTACGGTAATTGGAACACGATCTATCGGCGGTTCAGGCGGTGTAGCGAAGCTGGGGTCTGGGAGGCAGTGTCGGTCACACTGGCCGAGATCATGGCGGACAGCGGCCACTACAGCATCGATAGCACCACGGTTCGCGCCCATGTCTCGGCAGCGGGCGGAAAAAAGGGGACTCGTCGAAGAGCTCTTGGCCGCTCGCGGGGCGGGTTCACCAGTAAGCTCCACTGTCTGGCTGATCGACGAGGACGGCCACTCGCCTTCCACCTGACAGTCGGCGAAGCGGCGGATTGCAAGGCCTATGACACGCTAATCACTCTGCCAGGG AGTGCCGCAGGCGTCCTGGCAGATAAGGGATACGATGCCGATGCCATCCGGGCCGATCTTGCCAACAGGAACATCGAAGCCGTCATTCCGGGACGGTCAAACCGCCGGGTGAAGATCGAATATGACCGGACACTCTACAAGGAACGCAACCAGATTGAGCGCTTCTTCGGTCGTCTGAAAATCAACCGCGCCATTGCAACCCGATACGACCAACTCGCCGAAAGCTTCCTCTCCATGGTCCACATCGCATCAGCCAGATACTGGCTCAAATTTGTCCACGCCGCCTAA
- a CDS encoding APC family permease, whose product MGGAILTSLNGVVGSGIFALPALLFAAAGSFSPIAILLFACLYGTMLAVTAKLSTVFRQSGGAQLYAQHAFGPAVGFQVGWFAVAGSMAGASASLHVMVSYLAAVFPVFDDPVIRLATMTFAAVTFFAISASGTVRAIEAIAVGTVLKLTPILILIAVGLTQNGIPTDITLPTFSAFESVALLLAFAFSGCDMAVNAAGEATNPRKTLMRALFANLAMVAAFYALVQLVYSASAPDASQADIPLAAMGTSLLGPTGALMVSVAAIFSTATLGLNLFFLAPRILFGMGRRGLLPHVFAYVSPRFKSPVVAIGFFGAFVAALALSGTFELLAELLVSVEQLAFLVTIGSLIVMWRRNDAGLRETMGFRWAIIIPVATGYVVWLLLQLDANSVFYTGIMIVVGTALYLASKVGAVQQDGIDLPEGRA is encoded by the coding sequence ATGGGCGGAGCCATCCTGACCAGCCTCAACGGGGTCGTCGGTTCAGGCATTTTCGCTCTTCCCGCACTGCTCTTTGCAGCGGCCGGGAGTTTCTCGCCCATCGCAATCTTGCTGTTCGCCTGCCTTTACGGGACCATGCTGGCCGTCACTGCCAAACTCTCGACCGTCTTTCGGCAATCGGGCGGGGCGCAGCTTTATGCGCAGCACGCCTTTGGTCCCGCGGTAGGCTTTCAGGTGGGCTGGTTTGCGGTCGCAGGCAGCATGGCGGGCGCGTCAGCCAGCCTGCATGTGATGGTGTCGTATCTGGCGGCAGTGTTCCCGGTATTTGACGATCCTGTCATTCGCCTTGCGACGATGACGTTTGCCGCAGTCACCTTTTTCGCGATCAGCGCCAGCGGCACGGTGCGGGCGATTGAGGCGATCGCTGTGGGCACCGTACTCAAACTGACGCCAATCCTGATCCTGATCGCTGTCGGCCTAACGCAGAACGGCATCCCCACCGACATCACGCTCCCAACGTTCAGCGCGTTCGAGTCCGTTGCGCTCCTGCTCGCGTTCGCCTTTTCGGGGTGCGACATGGCGGTGAACGCCGCCGGTGAGGCAACGAATCCGCGCAAAACGTTGATGCGCGCGCTGTTCGCCAATCTGGCGATGGTCGCAGCGTTCTACGCGCTCGTCCAGCTGGTATATTCGGCCTCTGCCCCCGATGCCTCGCAGGCGGACATTCCGCTCGCAGCGATGGGGACCAGTTTGCTCGGACCAACCGGCGCATTGATGGTCAGTGTCGCAGCGATCTTCTCCACCGCGACCCTCGGCCTCAACCTGTTTTTCCTAGCACCGCGCATCTTGTTCGGGATGGGGCGGCGCGGACTTTTACCACATGTCTTCGCCTATGTGTCGCCCCGCTTCAAATCGCCGGTTGTTGCTATCGGCTTCTTTGGAGCGTTCGTTGCCGCTCTTGCTCTGTCCGGTACTTTTGAGCTGCTCGCGGAGCTGCTTGTTAGTGTCGAACAGCTCGCCTTTCTCGTGACGATTGGGTCGCTCATCGTCATGTGGCGGCGCAATGATGCAGGCTTGCGTGAGACGATGGGCTTTCGCTGGGCCATCATAATACCGGTCGCGACCGGCTACGTCGTGTGGTTGCTTTTGCAGCTTGATGCGAACTCCGTATTTTACACCGGAATTATGATTGTTGTGGGCACGGCGCTTTATCTCGCCTCGAAAGTCGGCGCGGTGCAACAGGACGGGATCGATCTGCCCGAGGGCAGGGCCTAG
- a CDS encoding UrcA family protein encodes MKKSLIALAAVGAMMSTTPAFAGNVQIQYDDLNLSSPAGQEALERRIDKAARDVCGLDQQRSGTRFPNRGAKKCFDNAKKQATQQMAAVVDEQRLGG; translated from the coding sequence ATGAAAAAATCCCTTATCGCGTTGGCTGCCGTAGGCGCCATGATGTCGACAACTCCTGCCTTCGCAGGCAATGTGCAAATCCAATATGATGATCTCAACCTGTCCTCCCCTGCCGGACAAGAAGCGCTTGAGCGCCGGATCGACAAAGCTGCCCGTGACGTCTGCGGTCTCGATCAGCAGCGCTCGGGCACGCGGTTCCCAAACCGTGGCGCCAAGAAATGTTTCGACAACGCCAAGAAGCAAGCCACGCAACAAATGGCGGCCGTGGTCGATGAACAACGCCTTGGAGGCTGA
- a CDS encoding metallophosphoesterase family protein has protein sequence MSTALRLFHVSDIHFGVEHHTALRWFEDAVHAERPDAVICTGDLTQRATHQQFGQARAFFSSLNTPVALEPGNHDMPYYNLWERFTQPYKRYGALADAVGAVLEFEQMVIVPLKTTVRAQPRFPWSDGYVRHEALAETVGVLESLESDHRYKIVSCHHPLLPAEEGMKNPTIGGDRAFAAVAAAGAQAILTGHVHVPFDLVRASDNKSVRMIGAGTLSTRLRGAEPGYNVVIYSPEDGLTVEQRTYRDG, from the coding sequence ATGAGCACCGCGCTTCGCCTGTTCCATGTAAGTGATATCCATTTCGGGGTCGAGCATCATACCGCCCTGCGCTGGTTTGAAGATGCCGTTCACGCTGAACGTCCCGACGCCGTGATTTGCACCGGCGATTTGACTCAGCGTGCAACGCATCAACAATTCGGCCAGGCGCGGGCGTTCTTCAGCAGCCTTAATACTCCGGTCGCGCTTGAGCCTGGCAATCATGACATGCCCTATTACAATCTTTGGGAGCGGTTTACGCAGCCTTATAAGCGCTATGGCGCATTGGCTGATGCGGTCGGTGCGGTGCTCGAGTTCGAGCAGATGGTCATTGTTCCGCTCAAAACTACAGTTCGCGCGCAACCACGTTTCCCCTGGTCCGATGGTTATGTGCGACACGAAGCCTTAGCCGAAACAGTTGGAGTGCTGGAGAGTTTAGAGTCCGACCATCGTTACAAGATTGTTTCGTGTCACCATCCGCTTCTGCCTGCGGAGGAGGGAATGAAGAACCCTACGATTGGCGGTGATCGGGCATTTGCCGCTGTTGCGGCGGCGGGCGCCCAAGCCATTCTGACGGGCCATGTGCACGTGCCGTTTGATCTGGTTCGGGCTTCGGACAACAAGTCAGTCAGGATGATCGGCGCAGGCACCTTGTCTACCCGTCTTCGCGGGGCCGAGCCGGGTTATAATGTCGTGATCTATTCGCCGGAAGACGGCCTGACAGTTGAGCAGCGGACGTACCGCGACGGCTAG
- the rpsI gene encoding 30S ribosomal protein S9, with the protein MSDLADLKDIAGDAPAADASTAENVVVEAMPLREQEIDDLGRAYATGRRKDAKARVWLKPGTGKITVNGRDQETYFARPTLRLVLNQPFTITEREGQYDIIATVKGGGLSGQAGAVKHGISQALTRYEPTLRAVVKAAGFLTRDSRVVERKKYGKAKARRSFQFSKR; encoded by the coding sequence ATTTCCGATCTTGCCGATCTGAAAGACATCGCTGGTGACGCGCCCGCTGCCGACGCTTCGACTGCTGAAAACGTCGTTGTCGAAGCCATGCCGCTTCGTGAGCAAGAGATCGATGATCTCGGCCGCGCTTATGCCACTGGCCGCCGCAAGGATGCCAAAGCCCGTGTTTGGCTAAAGCCCGGCACCGGCAAGATTACGGTTAATGGCCGCGATCAGGAAACCTATTTCGCACGCCCCACGCTGCGTTTGGTTCTCAACCAGCCTTTCACAATCACAGAGCGTGAAGGCCAGTATGACATTATCGCCACCGTCAAAGGTGGTGGTCTGTCGGGCCAAGCTGGCGCGGTTAAGCACGGCATCAGCCAGGCACTAACCCGTTACGAGCCGACATTGCGCGCTGTTGTTAAGGCGGCAGGCTTCCTGACCCGCGATAGCCGCGTGGTTGAGCGTAAGAAATACGGCAAGGCCAAAGCTCGTCGGAGCTTCCAGTTCTCGAAACGTTAA
- the rplM gene encoding 50S ribosomal protein L13, which produces MKALSKMTRSVKPAEVEKKWHIIDADGLVPGRLAAIVANLLRGKHKPSYTPHVDCGDHVIIINAGKVQFTGNKMTGKIYYKHTGHPGGIKETTPAKVLEGRFPERVLEKAIQRMIPRGPLGRDQMRALHLYAGTEHPHDGQKPEVMDVASMNRKNKASS; this is translated from the coding sequence ATGAAGGCTCTCAGCAAAATGACCCGGTCGGTAAAGCCGGCCGAGGTCGAAAAGAAATGGCACATTATCGATGCCGACGGTCTCGTCCCTGGACGTCTGGCGGCAATCGTTGCCAACCTCCTGCGCGGCAAGCACAAGCCAAGCTACACTCCGCACGTTGATTGCGGTGACCATGTCATCATCATCAACGCAGGCAAGGTGCAATTCACCGGTAACAAGATGACCGGCAAGATTTATTACAAGCACACCGGCCACCCTGGTGGCATCAAGGAAACAACTCCGGCGAAAGTTCTGGAAGGCCGTTTCCCTGAGCGTGTGCTCGAAAAAGCCATCCAACGCATGATCCCGCGCGGCCCACTTGGCCGTGACCAAATGCGTGCCCTGCACCTGTATGCCGGCACCGAGCACCCACATGACGGCCAGAAGCCTGAAGTGATGGATGTCGCATCGATGAACCGCAAGAATAAGGCTTCCTCATAA